Below is a window of Oreochromis aureus strain Israel breed Guangdong linkage group 4, ZZ_aureus, whole genome shotgun sequence DNA.
TCAGGTTTACTCTGTGAACACGTGTCAAAAGGACGCACAAAGACGTGGCCTCGTTCTGAAAATATCAAAGTGatggaacaacagaacagccGAGGTCATCGTAGCTGGCTGTAAACTAGTCACTGTAAGATCGCAGTGATAATTTTATAAaccactttgcaaaataaacgAACATTCGTTGAGGTTTAATGTTCTAAACATGGAAAACAGGATTTCTAGGTTAATCCACTGAAGGGCTGTTTTTCACTTGGTACATGATCTCAGCTGATAACACCAAACCAAAAGTCTTTCAGAATCTGTAAATCTAACCTCGTGTAACTCAGGTAAGTGATGTGAACACAGTAAGGTTTCTGGGCTGATGGCAAAATACAGAAcagtgacaaattaaagaaaaaccaGTACAGTGATGGAAACCTGCGAGGGAAGGATCGCTGCCTCCTTCTGCTTCATCCTGTGAAGAAACACTTCCCTCTGCTTTTTAGGGCCTGGCAGGGCGTTTGGATGAAGATGACATTCATCACTAGCTCTGGCCTTCACAGTCACATGATCTCAACCCAGCTGACCACAGGTGGGAGATTTTGGTTCAGCACTTGACTTTTCCTTGAATTTGTCACTCACCTGTATTGGATGGTTCAAGTAACAGAACAGGATTAAAATGTCGtaacttcacatttcaaactaCCAAAGACAGCAAAAGTGGGATGCACTGATACGTGTCCTGCTCTAATAACTTATAGTGAGCCCTCTGGGTTCCCTCCAGCCCTTCAGTAAATTAAAGTAACCTTCTAGTAATGGTCTAACTCTTCTTCTTGGGTATCTGTATTGATACGTGTCCACAGGATCTGTCGCTTCCATGTTTCTGGTTTTTGTCTATTTAAACAGCTGTGCAATGTTTTCTGATAACACCGCATCTCAGGAAACAGGACATCAGGTCAGTCGCTTCTTCTCCACATAAACGTGAGGTTTAGGTTCAGGTTTAGGCTCCCTTTAGGAAGGGAGGAAGTAAGGAGGAAACATCTGTAATTCTACTTGTTCCATCCGTCCATTTATTATCTCCCACCGATCCAAGTAGCAGCAGGCTAACCAGACCAGGCGTTCTTAGACCAGATGAGCTATATAATCTCTACAAGAAGTTCTAGGTCTAGGCCAGGGTCTCATCCCAGTTAGGTGTGTCCCAAAATCCGCCAAAAGGTGCCCAAACCATCTCGACTGGCTCCTTTCAAAGGGTCCTCACCACATTTAAGCCACCTGATGCAAGTAACTCATCTCAGCCACTTGAATTCATGACCTTCGAGTGGTTCGAGTGTAGATGGAGATCTTCATCTTTATGTTGTTGGgcagaaaaatatgaagaaaaactCAGCTTTTTTCTGGCCTCAGATGGTTTCACAGACACATTTTATCGCTGGCCTTGTTTCATATGAGAGAAAGTTCGGAAGTTCTTGACAGCCATCTATCTTTGCTGTCTAACTGCTCACCTGCCTGCTCGATCCTTCATGATGTGGACACGTATCAGTGTGTTTAAATCTTCGACAGACCCACAGAGCGAACACTTCCttgtttccttctgttttttagACAAGGTATATTTGAAAGGGTCTGGATCtagatgtttatttttaatattactgTTATCTAGTGGCATCAGCGGGTATTCTTTTAAATTCTCAAGTTTGATTACTTTGACATTTACTGagcacaatcacactccccgcAGAGTGAACCTTTCTGAGTTATTATCCTGTGGATACGTCAGTGCATCCCAGCGCAACTACATTTTTAAttgtacatacacacataaatatACAGCAACACACATCTTTTGTAGTATTGATTGTAACTGATGGCAGTCACCAGTCAGCCAAACACATCTGCAGACTTGTTGTCAACGAGAAAAAGGCACGACTGGTGTAAAGCAGAAAAATCAGCCCTTGAAACTGGTCTCAGGAGCTCCGCTGTGCTGCAGGCTCAGATCAGATCAGGAACCAGCAGCCACGGCTCGATATGTCAGATAAATTTCAAGTGAAACCTGCGATGTTTGAAGTCGAAATGTCACCACAGCTGCAAACATCTGCTGTTCAGCTTTAGCCCTGCAGCTGCTTTAGTGCTGATTCATCACTGTTTGCTTCACTTTGGTCCAGAGCAAAAATAGACTATGTTGCCAAAAGTgttcactcacccatccaaatcattgaattcaggcGTTCCATCACTTCCATGACACAGGCGTGTACAGTGAAGCACcaaggcatgcagactgcttctacaagcATTAGTGAGAGGATGGGTTGCTCTCAGGAGCTCGGTGAATTTCACCGTGGTACCGTGATAGGATGCCACCCTTGCAACAAGACCAGTGAAATATCCtcgctactaaatattccacagtcagctgttagtggtTTTATAAAAAAGTGGAAGTGAGTGAGAAAGACAGCAACTCAGCTACAAAGAGGTAGACCACCTAAAATCAGAGGTCAGCGGATGCAGAGGTGCATAGTGAGCAGAGGTTGATCGCtgcagacctccaaacttcatgtggcgTTTAGATCAACTCAAGAACAGTGTGTCGAGagaatgggtttccatggcaactAGCTGCgtccaagccttacatcaccaagtGCAATGCAAAGGGTCGGATGCAGTGATGTAAAGCACCTAGAGCAGCAGAGACGTGTTCTCTGAAGTGATGAATCAATCTTCTCCATCTGGCAATCTGATGGACgagtctgggtttggtggtTGCCAGGACAACAGTACTTCTCTCACTGTATTGTGCCAAGTGTATAGTCTGATGGaggggggattatggtgtggggttgttttcaGGGGCTGAGCTTGGTTCTTAGTTCCAATGGAAGGAATTCTtcataccaagacattttggacatttcCATGTTCCCAATGTTGTGGGAACATTTTGGGGATGGCTCCTTcttgttccaacatgactgcacaccagtgcacaaagcaaggtccataaagacatgaatGAGTGAGTCTGTGAGCCAGGGCTTCTCATCCAACATCAgcgtctgacctcacaaatgtgcttgTGGATGAATGGTCAAAAATACCCagaaacactcctaaaccttgtgggaagccttcccagaagggttgaagctgttatagctcCAAAGGGTGGcctgacatcatattaaaccctacGGATTTTACTCAAGTTTATATGCGTTTGAAGGAAGAAgagcaaatacttttggcaatatagtgcaTCTCAACAGCTTCTTGGTGTATTTCTAAGCTCCCTGGGGTTGAATGGTGACAACCAGCAGCCTCATTTAGCCCCCAAAAGTCTCAGCTACACATTAAAAAACCTGATCTAATGATTTTAAATGAGCCTTCATGCTTCCCTGAGCAGGAACCAGTTTaatgaccttgaccttgactcacactgtactcaaagtaaatataATAACAAGTTTTCATGCCGAATGAACCTTTGCAACGAGAAATGAAGGACAAGCCTTATGTGCCTTTTGCACAGTTAAATCGTATGATTTACCTTTGCTTTAAATAAAGATGCATAATAAGGGAAAGGGTTTGAAGAAAAGTGAGCAGAACTGCAGGACCTTTACCTTTGGTTGCTTCAAACGgattaaaaatgcatgaaaacagGACGGATGTTAACTGAACCCTGAGGCTGACCCTTGTGGATGTTAACAGATTAATCTAACCAACACTGACTAAAAGGTTCTGGGTACCAGCTGGAGTACTGCATTTTTTATGTAGCTTTAGAAGATTCTCCTGTAGCTGTGAGAGCCTTTAAATTGGTATGCAAACAACTTCATAAATTTAATAAAGTCAGGTCGCTTCCTAAAAATGTTCATTGCCATAAAAAAGAATCAATAAAACACACTGGACTCATAAACTTCCTTGACAGACTCCTGCCTGTCAATCAATGCCCTTAATTTAAAAGCTGGCCTTCAAAATCCACATCAGTCAAACCTTTGTGTGCGTATGTGACAGACAGTGAGAGTATTCAGTGATTTTGCTTTCATTCGCTCCTCAGCTCTCATCGTGCTGGTTTAAGTGGAGGAAACGggctctctgtctttcttccaCGGCTCAACAACCTGAATGACTGAAGCGGCGTCCTCTTCCACTCCTTCCTCCTCACTTTAGTTTTCCCGTTGGGTCTTTTGCTTCTTCCGGGCCAGCCGGGCCTCACGCATCTCCTCCAGAGTTTTACGTGGATCCATGACGAACGCAAAAGCCACGCCGGCCGTGCCATCGCCGTTCTGCCGTGAGAAGCACAGGAAGGTGGCCCAGAGGAAGGCGCAGCAGCCCATGAAGGCAGTCCGCATGTACAACGGCATCAGGACGAAGTTGAGGAActagaaaagtagaagcagagAAGAGCACCATCATGGAAAAGGGTCTTCTGAGAGGTTTTCCTGTCAGTGGGGTGCACACTGTGATCCTGAATCTACACACTTCATGTGAAAGAAACCAACATTTACCAGTAAATAATATCagacagcacagcagcaaaatCTCAGATTTTTAGCTCCACTCCTctgaggtttttattttttctgactttaaacaaataaaaatgaaaaacaggtttACCTGCATGAATGGCCAGTACATGAGTCCAgtctgaaagagaaaacaagacaCGAATCAGAGTTTTCCATCTGCATGCACGCCTGAGAGGATCCCAGGGAGAGGTCAGGGATGAGTGTAGAACTGAGGTGAAGGTGCTGTGATTGGGATACTTCTGTTCATTAAAACGTCGCACGCAGAGCTGCCAAACCGCACGCAGCAACATCTGTTGCTTTACTATTTTAAACATTAATCTCTATCAGGTCACTGCCGATCCTTCTAAGGTTAGAAAAGAGGAAACATCTCACTCGCAGTTTCAATCCACTCACTTAACACAGCTTGAAATGGAGAGTCAGCAGCAACGCACTACTGCACTTCAATTAGTGTGCGCAAATTATGATACTCCTTAGAGTATCATTTGCACAAAGGTGATAAAGCAGAAAAGATCTGAATAAGATAGAGACAGAAGGGAGCCACTCCAATCTCAGAAAAACAGTGAAGCATTGCCACCAAACATGGTTAGAGCTCAGCACTGAAGCTGAAAACATTACATGAAAGAGAAGTTAGGTTTAAGTGGGGTTACAAGTTAACAGATGGagaagtgcagcagcagcatcctcctctgtcacactgaCCCTCTGcatctcctccttcactacatccatgaacctcccctgaggtcttcctcttctcctgcctggcagctccatcatactttgtccagtatatccaccctccctcctctgcacatacTCAGACCACCTCAGCCTCTCTAactctgagctgtccctctgatggacGGAGTTCTAATGGTGctcacttttgttgttgttgattgttgtttagtgtgtgtgtgtgtgtgtgtgtgtgtgtgtgtgtgtgtgtgtgtgtgtgtgtgtatgtttagtCACTGTTTTTCACTATATTGTATTATGCATAACTGTTGTCTGCATGTGAGGATGGCTGACTCACGACTGCAGGTACAAATAAAGTAACCCGAAACTGTTTTACTGTAATCACAGCAACATGACACTATGAGTCACACTTGGCAGGACGTCAGCTCCTGAACGTCCTGAAACCCACTGACATTTTTATCCTCTGGCTGAATTACCCCGCGTGCTCTCCTCCGGGAGCCGAGCCCACTGCGCAAAAGCAGAAGTGCCGGTGGCGTAATCTAGGTTAATCCGGTTGTGAGCTGGCAGCGGCAGAAGCTACCGTGTGGGAAGGAAAGGCGACTTTCCTGCGCTTCGCGCAGCTGCTGAAGCGCTTCTCACCTTCCAGGTGTTGAAGAACTTCTCCCTCCAGTCCTCAAAGACGTCCTCCTTTCCCTCCAAGAAGCTCACCCCTGCGAAACAGAGGGCAGGTTTAAGGCACAGCTTGGGACGTACGTCTTTACGCACAAATTTAAAAACTATGCAACAAGACCTCACCTTGAACACTTTAGTATTTGACTGACAGACAACCTTGAACGGAAGCCACTTCACCTTCACACTCATTTAAGATGTTAGCGTCTCATTCACAAACTGAATTCACTCTTTAGATTTTATAGTAATGGTTTGTCCAATTATCACTCATTATCAGCGTCATTCTGCGTCTGCACTCTGGCTCCGATGGCTGGTTGACTTTTATAGTTGGAAAAATAATCAGTAACTCTCATATttgctggcttcaaacaaaagCGCACTGAAGGGGGGCGTACTCACGCGCTTTGCTTTAACATGACGCAAACTCTCAGTTCTGTAGCCCTTAACGTGGGTAAAATGAAAGCTGCCCATCTTACCGGTGTAGAAGACACTGGTGGCCAAAGGCGACGCGAAGCTTTGGTCCAGCAGCAGTTTGCGGAAAACCATCCCGGCGGACTTTCCAGGGAAGCGCCTCTCCAGGGCGCGTAGCCAGAAGTAGTTAAAGTTTCCCTGGAAGCTGATTGCCACGATGGCGACATTGCGAGTGTGTTTCCAGTCTATGTGCTCCTTCTGAGCGATGAGTTGGTGGACTAGGTCACCGCCGGCGAATAAGCATCCGTACAAGGTGACATTAGCCAGCCAGGGGAATCGCTTGGCGGCTTCTTTGAGTACAGCTCTCCTCATCGTCTTTGGCACCGATGGGGACGCAGGTGCCTACAGAATGACCTGCCCTGAATGGTTTCACCTCAGCAGTCAGGATGCAGGCATACCGGTTGGATTCGTTTGGCTAGGCCCTAGTGCCAGCCGACTGGACGACAGGACGCAATCCATCAGTGCGCCGTAATCTGGGAGGGATTACACGTTTCCGCTGGCAGCAGGAATATCGCACATCATCAGATCTCAGATGAGAAATGCCCAAAAAACTCTCCCCGAAAAATGCAATGCATAAAACCTGCCATGGCTCCCCTTTGGTCACTCCGACAGAGCTTCTCTCTTAAAGTTTTGCGTCCTCAGTTGCGTAAAAATCATGATCTAAAAGTTACAGAGATGGGTGTGAAAAAGAACCACGGGAATGTAAATTTAAATCCAGATCATTCTTTCTGCTTCCCGTGAATCAGGTGCGTCTCCAGCAACAAATCCCGCAGGTCAAGCGCTAATCTGCTCAGGTGTACATCCCGTCCAACTGCGTCACCGATCCCAACgcagcagcagctctgcgctGAGGCacgtgccaaaaagtgatttacGGTAAtttaccaaaaaggaaaaatagaTTGTCGATATTTAACTGGTTTAAATGACTTGTTGGGCTATCGTCTGTGCAACGTATAATATAACAAACCTATCTGTCGTGAATGGTATCAAACCATTTTCAGTCAGAAACGAGGttgaagctgcaatcagtttttggcaaagcgacttttatatatcctttatttatgaATGCAAAACTCTCACtcacattaaaaatgtatttttcaagaGAGATCAGGCCAAGAATGCAGAGGAAATATAACCTATCACTTATATAAGGATATTTTAAGTGGCCCAGAAGCACTGGACTGATTGTCGATCACAGAGTAGGTGCAAAACATTatcattattgtatatataagcCCTTCATAAGACCTGCTGTGTGCAGACTATTTGTCGATATAAACAAAGGTATTAAAAACACGCAGAAACACATTAAACGAAGGACAGTACGTGGCTGTTCTTCATCTTATTATATGcaaatgaaatatataaaatctaAGCTTAATTTATTCAAACAATTAATCATCAAGGAAAATGTGTTTGGCATAAACTGAATGTATATCAgtcaaattaatttaatttgattctattaaatgtaacattttattcgccaaatatttaacaaaattaCAGAGTGTACAACCAGGTAAAGACTTCAAATACTATGGAGAAAAATGTAGATCTCTCATTTTGAGGGTCCTTGAGTAGATTATCctcagtctttttttaaagggaTGTACAATACGAGCCAAAGGTTTTCCCTTATACTGCATCTAAATGAAATTTAATCAGGAGTTGTCTGGAAAGACATTACGAAAACTTGAATGAAGGGAGGTTGTGATCTAAATGCTATATCCATCACAGAGCACTAGAGGGAGACATCTCTCCAGACTGGGGCTGTTTTCCTTTTGTCGCTTGTGAAGTACTAAATTAGAAAATATACACgatattatatatgtatatgaaataaattatatgtggaatatatatatgaaattgTAATGTAGGAAAAGGTTCAATTGTATACGTAACTGTTTATAAAATATACAGTTTATTTATTGATGTATTTAGTCAGTTTAGTTTTGGCCTAAGGGGCATTCCATACACAGTCAGCCGCCTAACTTATTTCATCAGTTCCACTTCGATTAGAAGGTTAGTTTGATTAGGGTGGGGAAAAGAGAGAATATCTTACTCCTATTGGTTGATTGTCTTGTCGCTCGAAGCGATTtcctctgtgattggctgctgccCTTAAAGCCTCGGAAGTGTCATTTTTGGACTTAAGCGAAAACTTGGGCATATCGGTGTGGCGGCGGCTTCGAGCTGATTCATAACTCTCGGGAAGAAATGGCCACCAGAAAGCACTAAAACAGGTACGGCTGGGGTCTTTTTCTCCACATGTGAAGAAGGGCTGTTGATTTAGTCGATGTGTCGGTTGTCTTGTTGTCGTGATTAATgggtgtgttgtgtttgttctctcaaGCGTGCTCCGATTTCATTGTCTTTTTTCCACAACAAGCAAGCTCCAACTTTTTCTCAGCTTTCCGACCTTATTCTGAGAAGTTGACGACAAACTAGTCTCAACACCAACTCGTGTATATCTACTCTTTATCCTCCCTCTTCATCACCTCTTTATTACCAATTTACGCCTCATACTTTACAACTTTCTCGGCAGTTGGTCGGACACTCTCATCCTCCTCTTAAATTAGCCTGACAAGCACCACGAAGCATCCTTTAAGTTTGGCTTTTCATGGAAAAAGTTGCTACCTGCTAAAAATATTCCATGCCGATTTTTTTTAACACGTCATAAATTTTGTCAAAGTAAATAATATTTTACTATGATTGATCGTTTTTGCTGCCACTCGCGTAAACTTAGAAAACAGGAGATTTTCTAACGGAACTCGGCTCAACCCAACTTTAAAAGACACCCCAGGACCAAAAATTTGAGAAATTATGCGGCGTGACTTactttattaaacattttatgTATTCCTGAATTTTTAAAGACGACAAGAGCAGCTCTATATTTTAAATTCTTCTGTCATTATCGCGTTATCGCCGTTCTCTTTCACTTACACGAACAGCACGTACTGTCCTTTAGGTTAGACTTTCAGTCAAGAGTGTTATTACTTTTCAATAGTTTTCATGCCGAATTCTTTTAAACAACTTATTTATACTAAAAAACAATGTAATGTTTTGTTATGACTTATTATTGTTTGCCGACAACAGCACAAACTTAAAAATGAGAGTTTTTCCAGCAGAGTTCGACTTAACTCAACTGTTGGAGCTCCAGAGCACGAGAAACCACGCAGCGTGAGCTATGCAGTCACACATTTTATGCATTCTCGAGCACTTTTAAAAAGACTGGAGAAGCCCCTGCAGTTGGTGGTGGGCGGGAGTTAATCTAGAAAATAACTGCAAAATACGGAAGTAACAGAAGCGAGCCAAGACATGTCTGATGCCTCCTGtgctgttaataataataatagcgtGGGTTTGCACTTGAGTGCCTGTCATAGCTTTCCTGTTGCATGTGCAGCTTGCTCAGAGGAGCTGCCTCAGGCCTCTTTAAGGACATTCTAGCTGGGCTTTATCAACTTTACATTCAAATCCACACATTTTGGGGCATTTAAGTGCAAAACTGAGGTTGATTGTAATATATATTCAGAACACTTTTGATGTAGAGGATATGTTTGTGCCCTCTGACATGCAGTGTGTcagctttattgtttttattgttggcATACGGTGTTTTAACCTCTTAGCATCCAACcatttttattgaattttcACCCAAATGAGACTTCATTTGAAAGGTTGCATCTTCTAGTTTCTTCTTGGAAACTTGTGCTTGATTAGCATGAAGCTAAAATCTGAACTAAGGTCATGAAAAGATGACCTATTAACAGCCTCACCAGCTTGATTTCCTGTTGATTCTCTTCAGTCATCAGACATGGCCTTACAGGGTATACAGTATGTAGTACACACTGTAACCTTCATGATACaaattcagtgttttctttctctgtctagAGCAGCATTACATAAGTGTTTACAGCCCTGCTCCCTGATGTGTATCGAAGCAAAGACTATTGCACAAGTAGAGCATGAGTAGAGATGCACACTTTTAGGATGTCTCAACAATgtgcaaaaagttgttgtgggTAAGGCAGAAATATTCCCTGTGGAGGAAATCTTGTATAATAATGAGGAAAAGTGAGAAACACCCTGCGTTTGTGGCTAAAGTAGTTGTGCTTAGACAGTAAAACAGCTTAATAGTCCAAAAATTCACAGGATATTCACTCAACTGTCATGTGTGGCAAAGAGAAGCATGCCTTTGTTGATTGGATAATTGCATACCCAACTTGTAGTTAGAGCTTGTttataaaagctgaaaaataaggCCTATTTTTGTCACACTCTaggctttatttttttacacgGAGATCTTAAAAAGCATTGATTTTTGACTGTTACAGTGTCACAGGAGCCCTGCTGCAGCACACACATATTTGTGAGACTGTAAACGGTGTGGGGCAGCTGTGAAAGCAGGACAGCGGGTCATCGCTCCATGCAGGTTGACCTAAATATCCCAGAGACACAGACGGCTGAACTCTttagagaataaataaaaactaggAGGAGAAATTCCTGTTCATTTGTTTCTAGCCACACCCGTGTCATCTAAACAGAGAGGAAACCCAACTCGACCTGGCTGAGCGCTCAGAGAGAGGGATTATAAACCACAGGATtacagagacagagggagagcgGGCCTGCACCCCTCTTTTTGGAGGATGTAAAACAATATCTGGGCTGTTAAAGGAGCGTGAGAGTCGAGGAGCAGTGTTAGCGGTGGGTGCTGTTTATGTCAAAGTGACTGCATGCCTGCATACTTATTTGCATTCATGTGTATAAATGTATATACTGGGGTTTTGTTTGGAGGCATGACACTGGATCTCTGTGTCGTTGTCTATCTGTGCATCAGCTAACAAAAAACTTCCTGTTTAGTTTGATTCAGGTGATTGGGTATCGCAggactgtgcaaaaatcttttAGTGTAATAGTTTTTT
It encodes the following:
- the LOC116314289 gene encoding mpv17-like protein; the encoded protein is MRRAVLKEAAKRFPWLANVTLYGCLFAGGDLVHQLIAQKEHIDWKHTRNVAIVAISFQGNFNYFWLRALERRFPGKSAGMVFRKLLLDQSFASPLATSVFYTGVSFLEGKEDVFEDWREKFFNTWKTGLMYWPFMQFLNFVLMPLYMRTAFMGCCAFLWATFLCFSRQNGDGTAGVAFAFVMDPRKTLEEMREARLARKKQKTQREN